The Plasmodium yoelii strain 17X genome assembly, chromosome: 8 DNA window TTTTTCGTTAAAACAGATATTTGAATTATTGCTAATGCTATTATCGTCATCTCTGTTATCTTCATCTCTATTATTGTCATCTCTATTATCTTCATCTCTGCTATTTTCATCTCTGCTATTTTCATCTCTGCTATTTTCATCTCTGCTATTTTCATCTCTGCTATTTTCATCTCTGCTATTTTCATCTCTGCTATTTTCATCTCTGCTATTTTCATCTCTGCTATTTTCATCTCTGCTATTTTCATCTCTGCTATTTTCATCTCTGCTATTTTCATCTCTGCTATTTTCATCTCTGCTATTTTCATCTCTGCTATTTTCATctctattgttattattatcactGTTAGATGATGCTATATCGTTTTGATTAGTTTCTTcgccattttttattttgtcttCATCTTTTTGATCCTTAAAATTGTGAGCCTCACCATTTTCTTTAGAATGTTTAGGATCATAAGCATCGTCTGTTACATCCTTTGCATCGTCTTTTACATCTTTCGCATCGTCTTTTACATCCTTTGCATCgtctttttcttctttttcttcttttgcGTCTCCTGAAACAGACTCAGAGTTGGTTTCTAGTGATGAGTTAGAACTTTTGTTAGAAGTTGAACCCATTTTTGCATCTACGACGTTGTCAGTGTGTAAAAAATTGTCTACTCCAATAATTAAATTGTCATATGAActtattaaattaatttttaaattattaatataataaccATGAGAAGATgtattgatattttttatccacatatttttttgtgagCATAATCCGATAAtataattgttatttatatgcaaaCTATCAAatctattttttatgatatttgGTTTATTTCCATATGTACCAccccatatatatatatcaccaTCTATTGTTTTACATAAACTTATTTTACCtgcatttataaaatttatatttttcaaattttcgATTTTAGTTGGTTCGTGATAATCTAAAAAATTTCCATGTCCTAAAGAACCATTAATATTACTACCCCaagaataaatattattattaaaactaATACCCAATATAAAATCATTTccaattgttatttttttaaaacctatattatttgtatcaataAGATGAGGGTTtaataatgttttatttattttatttttatttaatttagaTTTAAGAAAATGTTCATTTATATATCCAAAACCATATAGAAGACCATCTAttgttaaatataatgtatatttattagaacaatatacattttttattatattattttctaaatttactttatatactttatatgttttatgaTTCTTTAGGGGTCTGTGCTTGTTTTCATTTTGCCCACCCTCGCAATTATCACACATCTCGCACTTTTTTTCGCAATTATCACAATGATCACACTTTTTTTCGCAATGATCTATCATGTTATTGCCCAACTGGCCATGTGAATTATTTCCATATGTGAATAAATCGCCATCTTTTGAAACAAAAGCAATATGATTTGAACCACTACTAACATcatgaattattttattttttagaatattatctattaataaatatggaaCATTTTTATCACAATCTTCTGTATTATCTAGATGCCAACAATAAATTTTACCAATTTGTGACAAAAATGCAATTATAGATTTTCCACAACTCACTTTTACTATTTTAACTTGaggataatatattttgtgtgttattatttcctttttcttttcattaatattatcaaaattttgagaattttttgtttttacaTTATCTGTTTCATCTTTTTTGTTTACATTATCTGTTTCATCTTTTTTGTTTACATTATCTGTTTCATCTTTTTTGTTTACATTATCTGTAGACTCTGTCTTATCCTCATCTTTACaatcatcatcattattattaacatcatttataataaataaatttattttactaCCTCGAATATCAttagacattttattattgttattttcgtcacatttaatttgttttttttgcataAACATATCTACTATTTCGATTTAGGGAAAAATAGACCAAACTGTGTAAAAATGTATCAAAACGTATCACAATATATCATGATATATCACAACATATCATGATAAAAGcgatgaaaaaaatagcaCATGCatttattaacaataaaaaaaaatatacaactatgtcgaaaatatataatttgaaaataccaAACTAAACAAATAATGTCTTTAATAAATCAATATTATAATACTAACTAATAATCGgagaaacaaataaaattaaaagaaaaaaaaaacagaaaagTTACAAAATTGTActtaatatataaacaaatattatacaattatataaaaaaataaaatatcaaaatgaaaaaaaaattatctttatattttccatGATATAATCAAGTAGTGAAAATTGTAAAATCATGAAATGTGTATGCTGCATATATTTAACAGAAATCTGCACATATatctattaaattttttaacaaacgtaactaaaaaaataaaaaaaataaataaaataaaataaaataaaataaataaaataaataaaataaaataaagtaaaaataaaataaaaaataaacaatagtATTATgttcaaaatatattgtaagcatatataaaagacatattttttattgtaaaaaaattagttATATGGAAAAGGTATACCTAAAggttgaaataaaaaaaaaaaaaaaaaaagagaaataacgaaaaaaacaaagataacaaaaataacgaaaataacaaaaaaacaaagagGAATAATAAACCATGCatatatcaatatatatttatatgtgcatccatatttatatattagaCATTTTGTGGTTATATATTTAGTATTAAATTGGGACAAAAAggaaaagatataaaaaggaaagatataaaatataaaatataaaataaaaaaaaaaaaaaaaaatatataaataatgaagcAAATAAATGCAAAGGCAACAAAAGTGAAATACTCTGttctttttttgtaatttaaatatatggaaATAGATAAGTTACCGAGAAactaaaatgttaaatatatatataatattgcaATTGTgtgaagaaaaataaaaaaaatttatttatatatataaaaaatttagcattataaaataaaatgttatatattcgTATGCACTTGGAATACAACTTgtttatgttatatatttttaattttattttcacataAATTTGAATTTACGTATTTTGTTGTAATGGTTGTAAGAGGAAGAACAAAAAtgttatcataatttttgtatattattacacactagtaaattattttaaattagaaaaaaaaaacaaatatttaataaaacgaTAACAAAttgcttttttattttttattctgtATTTTGTGTCATTActatcataaatatatatgtatatacaaaaataggttgtaaaaaatatttaaaaaaaaataaaataaagacaTTTAAGATGggcaaatatatatgatattttcatagttgaaatatataatatgaaatatcattttttttctctatgtttaagattttttatttagtacaaccatatatataatatttttttggtttttttttggtttttttttggtttttttttggtttttttATTGATAAAATAATGCCTTCAATTTTTACAGAATTATAATACtaatacatattaatatgtatctagttttaaaaaagtatataaattatgacaATACAAAACAAACCTATATTTCCACACTCTTACATTGTAGCCACTAAACCAGTTCGAACATATCAAAATGTTCTATTTTCTATACAGCATTCCTAGAAAAATAAAGCATaaccatataaataattctgcatatatatatatatctctttaattatataatataaatatattagcaTATTTACAATGTTATTGGATATATTCATCCATGTATGTGTgcaattatttatattatataatatgtctTATGCGTATTTATTttgtactttttttttaggGGGGAAAGTGAGAGGAAACGGGGATTTggttttgttttgttttattttatcaagtTTGGTTTGTTTTGTTTATTGCAAATGTAGAATAAGGCGAGTTATTGTCATATAGTTTTGAGCACTAtcaattcttttttttggctttgcaatttttcattattattgtcattattgtcattattattattgtcatttatttcaatgtaaaaaattatgtttgAACTCATCGATTTAAAAAAggtattaaatttttttttttttaattcgacaaataataaattgtatttaaaaaaagaactATATATCTAATACATTCCTGTATCCAAAAAAAACCACATAAAATGtttgctatttttttattatttttgatttttttttattattttttattatttttgatttttttttattttttttataactctTATTATTACACGAAATGATGAAAGACATTAATTTATGCTAATAGTTCGACAAGTTGTgggattatattttttttttttatgcaaCCTTTGTTAAATTTTGGCaaaatttatgaataaacataatattattattatgcatTATCATACATATTATGCATTATCATACATATTATGCATTATCATACATATTATGCATTGTCagctaatataaaattttaaataaattaaaacagTCTTATAGAATATTGTGTAACAAACAGATATTGGAGAAAATATTATtccttaattttattaacatatatttatgtgtatgcatatatgctataatttaaatggttattatttttgtagaaaaaaaaatatttttttattttctaattttaatgaaaccaagctttatttttgttacatatttttatagataaACAAATGTACAACACTTAATATGTATAAGTGCGTATACATGTACAtgtacatatacatatacacgttttttaatttatgtttacccaaatttttaaattaagatttgcattcaaataattaaatatattatatatatataatatattattatatgtataatatatgtacattttaaaaaaaaaaattatataaacaatTGTGTAAATGATGTAACTTACAACACcatgtatttttttacatgCATGGAATGACCAtcatatacaatatatttgtttatttatttttctctcaattttacaataataattatacaaatatttaaatttgtatcaatatatataaacaaattaaataaacatatatctatatacttttaagaaCTAGCCAAAGGGGagaataattttaaaaaaaaaaaaaaaaaaaaaatcatacacacagacaatataataaataaataaaataaatacacaTGTATTGATTTGAAGAAAGAGAGaataaaattgaataaagatctataattattattttatatattttatatatttttcacaaaattgaaaaaatgaaaattataaacgaAGAGTATTGGGCCCCAGGAAAGGGGAGAGAACTAGCGATAAAATATGAACCAATAATTTTAACaatatcttttttatatattccaaTAATTCttattttccaaaaaataatgaaaaaaagaaaagaaattgaagcaaaatatataaaaatattatggaaTTTGAGtctatcttttttttcatttttaggagttttatttattatattatatgataaaaatgttttaaaatatataattttagaagaaaaagaatataGTGCTATAACCAGAGCAgtcatatgtatatttacaTTAACAAAAGTAATTGAATATGGagatacaatatttttaattttaaaaaaaaaaaaattaactttTTTGCATAGTTATCATCATTTAACTGTTgtaatatattgtttatattctCAAAAAGAGTTAGTATCACATGCacattattttgtatttttaaatttaatagtACATAGTATTATGTATTGTTATTTTggttgtatatatattataccaaaaatagtatataaatttcgtaaaattataacatgtTTACAAATATTTCAAATGTTTATaggaatatttatatcatattatgCTATTCAAAATGTAgacaataatatttatatacaaaatgcAATTGCAAGttttattctatatttaacatatgcatttttatttttaaatttttattttaataattattatagaaatataaaagGAGATGTTGCAACACATATGATAAGCATACATGTATTAGGATTTATTGGATTCATAATGTTGTGTAAAAGTaaagatatttttaaattatttgctGAAGTATTAATTGGATCTATATTTACATTATCTTTactaaaattttcattttattttaatgaaaattattattattcttataaaaataaaataccaGAAACTAATTTTAATGATCAGATGCatatgtttaaaaaatataaaaatatttattattcaaatatggctttattaaaaaaaattattattaatatgataaaaacatttttattatgttttaatggGTTTGCAACATATGCCcatgataatatttttatttttgtaaatttttattcaaaaaaaattaaagagaTTCAAAATGACGAAACCTTTTTAGGAAAACAAGAAACAGACAATGATAAGATTATTGCTACTAAAagtaaaaaggaaaaaaataatttttcagaCAATGTaacacaaaaatataataacgaTAAAAATGTAGAGAATGAAGATGAACGTGTGGAGAagacaaatataaaatccTTAAAAAATTCTTTAcaatttcaaaatttttacaatttaataaaatatatatataatacatctATTATATCctatataatatcaaaacCACCTATAGATAATATTTCGAGAAaagaaaatcaaaaaaatgaagatatatCAGTACAACCCCATGtatatcaaaattataatttgttttatataattaaaaaaatcatcaaatcttatttattatatcttatttgtttaattataCCAATATATTATGGCCTCAAAGTTTACAACAATGCAATATTAGGATTATGTGTTCATGGGGCATTTAGATGGATTATTGAAATATATTCaactaaaatatttaaaaaatcaaacaaaaaaaaagtttattAAATTGTTATATTAATCAGTAACTACTTATTAACCGATTTGCATACACAAGccatttaattatataaaaaaaaagaaaaaaaagaaaaaaaaaaaaaaaaataataaaataaaacactCTCATTTATTTTCCGTGGTTCGCTGATGTTAACAGCTTtcttattgttttatttaaatgttAAAATTGTTTTGCAAAAACTTAGCAACATATACTATTTTAAAGCGTTACcgcatttttttatatatacatacatgtcTACATCATgtagttatttttttaaaaatgctTTTTACATTGATCTTGAAAATTACAAGACTAATTATCTTAATTGTTttagaaataaaagaataagtcttttgttatttttttttttttacaaaaatattttcatgaatataaaaaaaaacatatgcacaaattaaattataaatatttgttcaTAAAATAGTACAAAAACAATACAAAAGtgtgtgtaaaaaaaaaaagtaaaaaataacattaacaaaataaatttcaatatattaccattttgttatgttatatattttgcaacCTATCCAAAAttctatttataaattttaaccTTTTTAAAGCATTTATAACATTGTCAAAatcctaaaaaaaaataaaaaaaaaataaaaaaaaaaaataaagtaaaaaataaaataagatgaataaaataagatgaataaacattttttataaaacattaAGAGTAAAAAAGCAAGAACCAATTCAACAATAGTATTGCTACTCAAGTTATCAAAAATAGACAATTTATGTTATTACTTTTTGTTTGAAAtaaagttttattttttctacatGGTCTTGATATTTGTCTTTATATTTCCTAatgttatattaaaaataaaatatttataaaacttGAGAatgcaaaaataaatatactaaGCATTATACATTAtgcattaaaataaatatgctaTCCAATTTGGGGGGGGGTATTACTTTGCCAATTCGACAATGTTCGCATCAGGATTGTTAATTTCCTCGTttatcttaaaaaaaataaatgaaagcACATACAAATTCATATTAACATAATTAAGATTGCcaaatttatatatcatCATTAAGATGTTTGACATACCTCAACaatttcaaataaaaattgttcatCCTCTAAGTTTTCTTCTTCATGTATCTAAGAAGTTAGCAAcaatataatttatcaaaacTGTGCAAAGCTGCTAATTCGCACGCGCATATGCATGCAGTGTGTATGTATGTGTATGCAGTGTGTATGTATATGATATGCATGAATTGCTGGGCAACTAAGTGGCACACCTTGTAATTATATTTCTTATCCATGATATATATAGCTCGATCTATATCATTTAAGAGAGTTTTATAAGCATTGTTTATGTAACTTGATACTTCATTTACCTTTTCCATCTGAAATAGtgaatataagaaaaaaaagttttatttgtaaattatatttaatagttTCATAATATAATAAGCAAAAACGCATATATTTTTGCACACaattttatgttatattataataaagtgTGCCAGTAAAATGTGTTAGTAAAATAATGGTTTCTACTTCAGGATTTTGAGAGTTTCGGTCAGGAtggtatattttttgaatatcattaaattttttttttaaaatatttttgtctATATCATAGGTCGGTTCTCTAAAAATgaagtaacaataataaatgatgaaGATGGTGTATTATATCAAAATGTATAACTGTGTgattattcatattaaaggtattttatttaatcaGATATTTTTTGTCTATTTTTATACATGTCAAAAAGCTCGAAAAAGTTAAAGATTTTAAACACGTCTACACTAATCAATGCCTTACAACTCTAAACacgtgaaaaaaataaaaagaaaaaaaaaataaaaagaaaaaaaaaataaaaaaaaaaataaaaataataattattttcgtcttttacatttataagtgtataccattttttatttaatttaaatgagCATgttgacaaaaaaaaaacaaacctGACAACACAAAGGTACTAGAGTTTCGATATTTATATCACAATTACAACTATAgcattttacttttttaatttttgttctGTTACTAAAATTTAAGATATTAGTTTTATTACTATCTATAAATTGGgttgaataaaaaataagcatagatatatatatgaaataaaaatatatatcgattgtaaaaatatgaaaaatgataaataattaatatatgcctcatttttttatgacaTTTCTTACTTATGAAAACCCTATCAATTATTTTTGAAGACATaggatttatttttatcgtaTTTCCTATTATGTTGTGTTTCCACAATAAGGGAAAtgcatatttaattttattcatCCCTTAATATTGaactataatttaatatatatgttttaaaaatatataaataatttaacgcaaacaatatatatatatatatttattcctTTCTAATCATATtcattgttttaattttatttaaaaaaaatgtaaatgattttaaatattatattagtaGCATGTATTGCACATAttaagttaaaaaaattaaaacataaaaaaataattaaaatttaaataacattaaaaaaaaaaaataagtaaaaattccccacaattttataaacaaatttttaaGCTATATTTATGCCAATTTTGtcacaaaaaattaataattacatatataaatagtatgCATTATAAGGGCTAGCTATTTACTATACCCTtgatgttatatattttaaagttTATACACAGGGTAATctaaaataaacaataaataaatatgtaagaaTATGttagcatatatatacatgcttGTAGGTGTTAATAGTGTGAACTATTAAAGAGGAAAATtggattattatttttttagtaaaatttttttagctaGCTTAATTTtgcaataataaaatattccaTTGATAGCGAAATTATTATGtgtgtaaataaaaataatgttttaaattcGATGGCTTTCATATTCTTTGTATTTTTgtatttgcatttttttaaaattctgGACAAAATTCTTGTCCCATTTCGTTTCCTTCATTTTCCAAAAGAGAGGTTTTTTTGATATCATTAATTCTACAACTGATTTGTCATATTCATCGAGCATTTCTTTTATGAACCAGTCAGGTAAAATTTGTTCAATGTCATAATTTAATTGAAAAATAGCTTCTATAATATGTGGGAAATTTGGAAAATGGTTAgctgttaattttttttcctgAACACTTTTAAATAAAGTTTTAATAATgtctttaaaaaatatccaATCTGCTTTAGGCATAGAACCCACCATAGTTGttaaaattgtttttctTACACTTGGTTGTTCATGACCAATTATTACACTAATATTAATAACATCTTGCCAAATatctttttctaaaattgAATATATACCTTTTTGTAtaatcattaaaattattaaccaGTCAGAAGGATGTTCTCTAAAATCTAAATTTTgtgcttttatattttctttttcaatttttatagCATGTTTAATATAACCAAGAAAAGAATAATCTAATAAAGGTTTCATTGATTCGATAAAATCATTTAACCCTTTTTCATCATGTATAGCTTTTTCACAAATAagatgaattttttttaaatgttctTTTTCTTCATGTTCCATAACTATTTTAATATCATCATATAAGCTCATAACAAAACTGTTAATAAtttgtaaaatttttttatcatcaatATCTTGAGGTGGATATTCTTTTAatcttattttcattaaacaTGCATATTCGTCACTAAGTAAAACATCTCGATAGTTATTACAAATAACACTAACCATTTCTTCATCTGCATATTTTAGTTCATTTATTAGTGTATTTAATCttagttcattttttttccatttttttctcatttcttttttctcCTTATCATtgctatttatatatgtatcatatATTGTTACTTCTGATTTATTTCCAGAATCAAATAATTCTTCTTCTAAACAATTATAAAATCGTTTATTCATATCTTGGTCAACTTTATTTTCGCTACTTTCCATATTTGGTGttaaattcatatatttttctccatattttttttcttttttatcacTGTTTTCATTACTATCATCTGTAAAATTTGAATCATCAAATGTGTGGATATCTTTTTCTGAATCCACTGGCATATACGAATTTGAAAATGAATCAATATTTTCATTGTTATACATACTAATTTTATCTGTTAAATTTTCTATTTCAATAAATCgataatatttttctctATTTTTTTGTTCGTTAGATTTACGACTTGCTTTTTTCCAAATTAATTTTGATTCATCTTCTGTTAAATCAAAAGacattttcatataattaatataatctTCTAATTTTAgtgttaatttattttcttgagataattctaaatttttttttagttccAATATTGAATTTCTTCTaaattctatttttttttcttctgaCCAATCTTTCATGAATTCAGGTTCTTTTGATTTATCATCACAACTAAGTTTTACTTTCGAATTCAACTGCAATTCTTTTACTATAAGTTCTTCTTCTGGACTATCTTTTCGTATTTCTTTATTGTGTGTGTAATCacaattttcatttttttctagcttgttcatattattatgacCATGGTCATCACATTTTTTGCTCAAtgtattttcttcatttgtggaaatatgttttttttctcctGTTTCTCCTATTACATAATCATAGCTATTTTGAGGAGAATGTTCATGCAttaattgatttatttttttagaagttggatttaaataaaaaacaccTTTTATATCAtgttgtaatttttttataatttgttctTCACAATCTTTAATAAGATGACTTATCATATTTCCAAATTGTCCACTTATACCTGTAGCTATTTTACCTctatgtataaataattcGGTTTGATTTTTACCTgaacataattttaataccAAGCTATCTTGAGCTAGCCATTTTATATCATACCCCGAGATTAATATTTCTATATCATAGTCATTAGTATTAATAGTAGTTTTTAATTTCAGTATAGGTATACCAAATTCATTTTGATTATtagattttttatttacccaattaattaaaaaattatatatatcatcaaTTTTTGCTCCTTCAAAAATCTGactatataataattcatttGGTTCTGTACTTTTATAACAATTAGAATccaaattattttgtttagaTGTTAAATTGTCATATGATatgtgtaatatattttctttttctactACCCCTACCCATTCATTAATAcctctatattttttttttaaaaatatatttaatatactataattttgatatttttctaaaaacCAAGTagaataatttatatcaACAAACCCTTTTAGTTTGCCTTCTATTAAGCTTTGGggtttttcttttatttttgcataaatataattatctGTTAATCTATATTGTATATCATTAGAACACACATTTGGAGATAgtctaatttttatttctatattgTCATCATTTTCTACCCATTCATATGAACATGTTGTTCCACATCCTCTATACAATTTAAAAtcgtataattttttttttctttttttttttattcctaatgtattatttataaaataatttggaTAATAtcgtttttttattacatttccATTTCTTTgattaattattattgtatTACTTTTTCGAAtcttaattgtttttatatacttaGTACAAATTTGTATCAcgattaatattattatagatAGCCATTTTctcattttaatttttgtacTTTTAGCTAGCTGGTTtcacgttttttttttttttttttttttatttcctttaaCTTCTT harbors:
- a CDS encoding long chain fatty acid elongation enzyme, putative, with the protein product MKIINEEYWAPGKGRELAIKYEPIILTISFLYIPIILIFQKIMKKRKEIEAKYIKILWNLSLSFFSFLGVLFIILYDKNVLKYIILEEKEYSAITRAVICIFTLTKVIEYGDTIFLILKKKKLTFLHSYHHLTVVIYCLYSQKELVSHAHYFVFLNLIVHSIMYCYFGCIYIIPKIVYKFRKIITCLQIFQMFIGIFISYYAIQNVDNNIYIQNAIASFILYLTYAFLFLNFYFNNYYRNIKGDVATHMISIHVLGFIGFIMLCKSKDIFKLFAEVLIGSIFTLSLLKFSFYFNENYYYSYKNKIPETNFNDQMHMFKKYKNIYYSNMALLKKIIINMIKTFLLCFNGFATYAHDNIFIFVNFYSKKIKEIQNDETFLGKQETDNDKIIATKSKKEKNNFSDNVTQKYNNDKNVENEDERVEKTNIKSLKNSLQFQNFYNLIKYIYNTSIISYIISKPPIDNISRKENQKNEDISVQPHVYQNYNLFYIIKKIIKSYLLYLICLIIPIYYGLKVYNNAILGLCVHGAFRWIIEIYSTKIFKKSNKKKVY
- a CDS encoding chaperone, putative — its product is MNKIKYAFPLLWKHNIIGNTIKINPMSSKIIDRVFINSNKTNILNFSNRTKIKKVKCYSCNCDINIETLVPLCCQSCKALISVDVFKIFNFFELFDIEPTYDIDKNILKKKFNDIQKIYHPDRNSQNPEMEKVNEVSSYINNAYKTLLNDIDRAIYIMDKKYNYKIHEEENLEDEQFLFEIVEINEEINNPDANIVELAKKYKDKYQDHVEKIKLYFKQKDFDNVINALKRLKFINRILDRLQNI
- a CDS encoding CS domain protein, putative is translated as MRKWLSIIILIVIQICTKYIKTIKIRKSNTIIINQRNGNVIKKRYYPNYFINNTLGIKKKRKKKLYDFKLYRGCGTTCSYEWVENDDNIEIKIRLSPNVCSNDIQYRLTDNYIYAKIKEKPQSLIEGKLKGFVDINYSTWFLEKYQNYSILNIFLKKKYRGINEWVGVVEKENILHISYDNLTSKQNNLDSNCYKSTEPNELLYSQIFEGAKIDDIYNFLINWVNKKSNNQNEFGIPILKLKTTINTNDYDIEILISGYDIKWLAQDSLVLKLCSGKNQTELFIHRGKIATGISGQFGNMISHLIKDCEEQIIKKLQHDIKGVFYLNPTSKKINQLMHEHSPQNSYDYVIGETGEKKHISTNEENTLSKKCDDHGHNNMNKLEKNENCDYTHNKEIRKDSPEEELIVKELQLNSKVKLSCDDKSKEPEFMKDWSEEKKIEFRRNSILELKKNLELSQENKLTLKLEDYINYMKMSFDLTEDESKLIWKKASRKSNEQKNREKYYRFIEIENLTDKISMYNNENIDSFSNSYMPVDSEKDIHTFDDSNFTDDSNENSDKKEKKYGEKYMNLTPNMESSENKVDQDMNKRFYNCLEEELFDSGNKSEVTIYDTYINSNDKEKKEMRKKWKKNELRLNTLINELKYADEEMVSVICNNYRDVLLSDEYACLMKIRLKEYPPQDIDDKKILQIINSFVMSLYDDIKIVMEHEEKEHLKKIHLICEKAIHDEKGLNDFIESMKPLLDYSFLGYIKHAIKIEKENIKAQNLDFREHPSDWLIILMIIQKGIYSILEKDIWQDVINISVIIGHEQPSVRKTILTTMVGSMPKADWIFFKDIIKTLFKSVQEKKLTANHFPNFPHIIEAIFQLNYDIEQILPDWFIKEMLDEYDKSVVELMISKKPLFWKMKETKWDKNFVQNFKKMQIQKYKEYESHRI